The proteins below come from a single Drosophila teissieri strain GT53w chromosome 3L, Prin_Dtei_1.1, whole genome shotgun sequence genomic window:
- the LOC122617472 gene encoding ribonuclease P protein subunit p29 — MDHATSDLKEFITDLVIPHQRCNVNIIPDHITMLEGTKIKKQLSRKRRAHKSSTLNRREYAALGLNTLPTKQMKYEEALPLHHLWKGYVREHLELREGDQVPQVHDARYEEFSRKLVKLDLHGAKLKVLQSKCSTLEGLAGICVMDTKNVLKLLGKDHRLRSIPKSECVFGLKVGNMEFTIFGQHLNIRPAERSVKKIKSFVQPFM, encoded by the coding sequence ATGGACCACGCGACGAGCGATTTAAAGGAATTCATCACAGACCTGGTCATTCCGCACCAGCGCTGCAATGTGAACATTATTCCGGACCACATCACCATGCTGGAAGGCACCAAGATCAAGAAGCAGCTCTCCCGAAAACGTCGCGCCCACAAATCCAGTACACTGAATCGCCGAGAATATGCGGCACTGGGCCTGAATACGCTTCCGACCAAGCAGATGAAGTACGAGGAGGCACTCCCACTTCATCACCTCTGGAAGGGCTATGTGCGCGAGCATCTGGAGCTAAGGGAAGGTGACCAGGTGCCACAGGTGCACGATGCTCGCTACGAGGAGTTCAGCAGGAAGTTGGTGAAACTGGACTTGCACGGTGCCAAACTGAAGGTGCTGCAGTCCAAGTGCTCCACGCTGGAGGGTTTAGCTGGAATCTGTGTCATGGACACCAAGAACGTACTGAAGCTACTCGGCAAGGACCATCGGCTGCGCTCGATTCCCAAGAGCGAGTGCGTCTTTGGCCTGAAAGTGGGCAACATGGAGTTCACCATATTCGGGCAGCACCTTAACATTCGACCCGCCGAACGAAGCGTCAAAAAGATCAAAAGCTTTGTGCAGCCCTTCATGTAG